In Pseudoalteromonas carrageenovora IAM 12662, the following proteins share a genomic window:
- a CDS encoding aldose epimerase family protein, with protein sequence MSVASISINKPLEVIKLNDGKSLTAEILPFGAIIKSIKFNNQEMTLSVDDSQYYLENPFYLGATVGRYANRIAGGRFSLSGTEYQLDTNNGPNSLHGGVKGFNKVLWQVTQQSESEVELYYCSPDGDQGFPGQLKVWQTISAKNGELTLRFKATTDKETLVNFTNHCYFNLDGSDSINEHFVQINTNHFLPIDKTSIPLNNGQTVAGTCFDFCTATQLGDALCAASPQLEAGNGFDHCYIFNNDGSLKTMATLTSPHTNVSLTLKSTQPGMQLYTANFVGAPFKARQAVCFEAQNWPDAPNRENFPKANLLPEENYEQVIIYAFSE encoded by the coding sequence ATGAGTGTGGCGTCTATATCTATTAATAAACCTTTAGAGGTTATTAAACTTAATGATGGTAAATCTTTAACAGCTGAAATTTTGCCCTTTGGCGCAATTATAAAAAGCATTAAATTTAATAACCAAGAGATGACGCTCAGCGTTGACGATTCGCAATACTATCTTGAAAACCCATTTTACTTAGGCGCAACTGTTGGTAGATACGCTAACCGCATTGCTGGTGGACGTTTTAGTCTATCGGGTACTGAATATCAGCTAGATACTAATAACGGCCCAAATAGCTTGCATGGCGGTGTTAAAGGCTTTAATAAAGTGCTTTGGCAAGTTACTCAGCAAAGCGAAAGTGAGGTGGAGCTATATTATTGCTCACCTGATGGCGATCAGGGTTTTCCGGGGCAGTTAAAGGTATGGCAAACTATTAGTGCTAAAAATGGCGAACTAACTTTACGCTTTAAAGCTACTACCGATAAAGAAACTCTCGTTAATTTTACTAACCATTGTTATTTTAACCTCGATGGTAGCGATTCTATTAATGAGCACTTTGTACAAATAAATACCAATCACTTTCTTCCTATAGATAAAACCAGTATTCCACTTAATAACGGCCAAACAGTTGCAGGTACTTGTTTTGACTTTTGCACAGCAACGCAGTTAGGCGATGCACTTTGTGCAGCAAGCCCACAGTTAGAAGCGGGTAATGGTTTTGATCACTGCTATATTTTCAATAATGACGGCAGTTTAAAAACGATGGCTACATTAACTTCGCCACACACGAACGTTAGTTTAACCCTTAAAAGTACGCAGCCAGGCATGCAACTTTATACCGCAAACTTTGTTGGTGCGCCTTTTAAAGCACGCCAAGCTGTGTGTTTTGAAGCGCAAAATTGGCCTGATGCGCCAAATCGTGAAAACTTCCCCAAAGCAAATTTATTGCCAGAAGAAAATTATGAGCAGGTTATTATTTACGCGTTTTCTGAGTAA
- a CDS encoding acyl-CoA thioesterase: MFIEKVMPRFSETDALGHINNTVLPVWFEAARVPIFKFFTPDLNPHDWKLIIAKIEVSFVGELFYGHEITIKTSVEHIGNSSFVLKQEAFQHDKCCAIGKAVMVRYDFVAKTKQALSSQEKNALNEHLN; the protein is encoded by the coding sequence ATGTTTATTGAAAAAGTGATGCCGCGATTTAGCGAAACAGATGCACTCGGACACATTAACAATACCGTACTCCCCGTTTGGTTTGAAGCCGCTCGCGTACCTATTTTTAAATTTTTTACACCAGATTTAAACCCACATGACTGGAAACTAATCATTGCTAAAATAGAAGTATCGTTTGTAGGCGAGCTATTTTATGGCCACGAGATCACTATTAAAACGTCTGTAGAGCATATAGGCAATAGCTCTTTTGTACTTAAACAAGAGGCATTTCAGCACGATAAATGCTGCGCAATAGGTAAAGCAGTTATGGTCAGGTACGACTTTGTGGCTAAAACTAAGCAAGCACTTTCAAGCCAAGAAAAAAATGCATTAAATGAGCACTTAAATTAA
- a CDS encoding 2OG-Fe(II) oxygenase, with amino-acid sequence MTDFIRVYNNALSDDFCDSFITTFAQSPHVKQGVTSGGVDLKKKDSHDLHLNNHPEYEQQLKHIQQTTAQHVFNYVEEHIFMMIGAFGLKVYHPKTGEVVDLTQENFDEVGKPQLPILVQQIFRLGNIQAQKYEVNKGGYPYWHSEVYPQLQHNEALHRVLLFMFYLNDVEEGGETEFYYQNRKIAPKKGTMVIAPGYFTHTHRGNKPVSNDKYILTSWVLFNRAEQIYGAPKS; translated from the coding sequence ATGACGGACTTTATTCGCGTATACAACAACGCATTAAGCGATGACTTTTGCGATAGCTTTATTACGACCTTTGCGCAAAGCCCGCATGTAAAACAAGGGGTAACATCTGGCGGTGTCGATTTAAAAAAGAAAGACAGCCACGATCTGCATTTAAATAACCACCCCGAATACGAACAACAATTAAAACATATACAACAAACGACTGCACAGCATGTTTTTAACTATGTTGAAGAGCATATTTTTATGATGATTGGTGCATTTGGCTTAAAGGTTTATCATCCAAAAACTGGGGAAGTAGTAGATTTAACTCAAGAAAATTTTGATGAGGTAGGTAAACCACAGCTCCCTATATTAGTGCAGCAAATATTTAGACTGGGGAACATTCAAGCGCAAAAATACGAGGTAAATAAAGGTGGTTATCCTTACTGGCACAGTGAGGTGTATCCGCAGTTACAACACAATGAAGCGCTGCACCGGGTATTATTGTTTATGTTTTACTTAAACGATGTAGAAGAAGGCGGTGAAACTGAGTTTTATTATCAAAACCGTAAAATAGCTCCTAAAAAAGGCACTATGGTGATAGCTCCTGGCTACTTTACGCATACCCACAGAGGTAATAAACCTGTCTCTAACGATAAGTATATTTTAACCTCGTGGGTGCTATTTAACCGTGCAGAGCAAATATATGGTGCGCCTAAAAGTTAG
- a CDS encoding cysteine desulfurase-like protein, which produces MNIAQLREQFPALMQSVDGKSPIFLDGPGGSQVPQSVLNAMSAYLGHYNSNLGGAFFSSDKTVELMANARQAAADLLNAPSAQNIVFGPNMTSLTFSFSRAISRNWQAGDEIIVTNADHFSNVSSWQQAAEDKGVKVNTAVINEVDCSLDMAQFESLLNSNTKLVAVTYASNTTGSINDIKRIIELAHAVDALVYVDAVHYAPHELVDVQALDCDFLACSAYKFFGPHLGMVYGKKEHLDGFTPYKVEPAKDVAPGRWETGTQSFEAMAGFIAAVDYIAAISELDGSHSRREKLSVAFAKTKQHEMALSEHFLTRLVNYPRIKLFGIDDFDRLNERTPTFALTFEGLEPREVSEFLGKQHICVWDGHFYAQGLCKQLGVLDKGGVVRIGCMHYNTIEELDQLFNLFDELLG; this is translated from the coding sequence ATGAACATAGCGCAATTACGTGAGCAGTTTCCGGCATTAATGCAGAGCGTTGATGGTAAATCGCCGATATTTTTAGACGGCCCAGGTGGTTCTCAAGTGCCTCAGTCAGTGCTAAATGCAATGTCTGCTTATTTAGGGCACTACAACTCAAACCTAGGTGGCGCGTTTTTTTCAAGCGATAAAACTGTAGAACTAATGGCAAATGCTCGCCAAGCCGCAGCAGATTTACTTAATGCGCCAAGTGCACAAAATATTGTGTTTGGCCCAAATATGACGAGCCTTACCTTTAGTTTTAGCCGAGCTATTTCGCGCAATTGGCAGGCTGGCGATGAAATAATTGTAACCAACGCTGATCACTTCTCAAACGTGTCGTCTTGGCAGCAAGCTGCAGAAGATAAAGGCGTTAAAGTTAACACCGCAGTTATTAACGAAGTTGATTGTAGTTTGGATATGGCGCAATTTGAGAGCTTATTAAACAGTAATACTAAGCTTGTAGCGGTAACTTACGCTTCAAATACAACAGGTTCTATAAACGATATAAAACGTATTATAGAACTTGCCCACGCTGTAGATGCTCTTGTTTATGTTGATGCGGTACATTACGCACCACATGAACTGGTTGATGTACAAGCACTTGATTGCGACTTTTTAGCCTGCTCGGCGTATAAGTTTTTTGGCCCACACTTAGGTATGGTTTACGGTAAGAAAGAGCACTTAGACGGGTTTACTCCTTATAAAGTAGAACCTGCTAAAGACGTAGCGCCAGGTCGCTGGGAAACCGGTACTCAAAGCTTTGAAGCAATGGCTGGTTTTATTGCGGCAGTTGATTACATTGCGGCAATAAGCGAGCTTGACGGTAGTCATTCACGCCGCGAAAAGTTAAGCGTGGCTTTTGCTAAAACTAAGCAGCATGAAATGGCGCTTAGTGAGCACTTTTTAACACGTTTGGTTAATTACCCGCGTATTAAATTGTTTGGTATTGATGATTTTGATCGCTTAAACGAGCGTACACCTACTTTTGCTTTAACGTTTGAAGGTTTAGAGCCACGTGAAGTGTCTGAATTTTTAGGTAAGCAACATATCTGTGTGTGGGATGGACATTTTTACGCGCAAGGTTTGTGTAAGCAATTAGGTGTGCTTGATAAAGGCGGTGTAGTACGTATTGGTTGTATGCACTACAACACCATTGAAGAGCTAGATCAGTTGTTTAATTTATTTGATGAACTGCTCGGTTAA
- a CDS encoding 2OG-Fe dioxygenase family protein, with translation MTALNNQNLLQLRFVNQANIDLVKPSFDNLPANPYADGEFRKRRYSVIKFQNGALKLQAAKAFVQDDSINTFQGNVERTYENLEQSLLESQGMQSIVSEFFELTGIDEDRDIEIHQFRMLAIDSDTPAAPEGVHQDGFDHVCICGVSHENLEGGELLVYENKQAEPCFKMEIKDGMFALINDRQVWHNATPMNKIDASKPGYLDCFVLTS, from the coding sequence ATGACTGCATTAAACAACCAGAATTTACTGCAACTACGTTTTGTTAACCAAGCAAATATTGATTTGGTTAAGCCTTCTTTTGATAACCTACCTGCAAATCCTTATGCAGATGGCGAATTTCGTAAACGTCGTTACTCAGTAATTAAATTTCAAAATGGTGCGCTAAAACTACAAGCTGCCAAAGCATTTGTTCAAGACGATTCAATTAATACTTTTCAGGGTAACGTAGAGCGTACTTACGAGAACTTAGAGCAAAGCTTACTAGAGTCTCAAGGTATGCAAAGCATTGTAAGTGAGTTTTTTGAGCTTACCGGTATTGATGAAGACCGTGATATTGAAATACACCAATTTAGAATGTTAGCTATTGATAGTGATACGCCGGCCGCGCCTGAAGGTGTGCATCAAGATGGTTTTGACCATGTATGTATATGCGGTGTTTCGCACGAAAACCTAGAAGGTGGCGAGCTACTTGTATACGAAAATAAACAAGCTGAACCATGTTTTAAAATGGAAATTAAAGACGGAATGTTTGCACTAATAAACGACCGTCAAGTGTGGCACAACGCCACACCAATGAATAAAATTGATGCTAGCAAACCAGGTTACCTGGATTGTTTTGTATTAACGTCTTAA
- the acnB gene encoding bifunctional aconitate hydratase 2/2-methylisocitrate dehydratase, translating to MLQEYRKHVEERAALGIVPAPLDAQQTADLIELIKTPPADEEEFILDLLINRVPPGVDDAAYIKAGFLAAVAKGEAQSPLISKEKAAELLGTMLGGYNIAPMIELLDDEALAPIVAKGLSNTLLMFDAFYDVEEKAKAGNAYAKQIIESWAAAEWFTNKPAVAEKISVTVFKVTGETNTDDLSPAPDAWSRPDIPLHALAMLKNERDGIVPDKAGEVGPITKLEELKTQGLPLAYVGDVVGTGSSRKSATNSVLWFMGDDIPFVPNKRVGGVCLGNKIAPIFFNTMEDSGALPIELNVDEFNMGDQIDIYPYEGVVKRHGTDDVISTFELKSDVILDEVRAGGRIPLIIGRGLTDKARTSLGLGATDVFKVPAVTEASDKGFTLAQKMVGKACNVEGIRPGQYCEPKMTTVGSQDTTGPMTRDELKDLACLGFSADLTMQSFCHTSAYPKPIDVNTHHTLPDFIMNRGGVSLRPGDGVIHSWLNRMLLPDTVGTGGDSHTRFPLGISFPAGSGAVAFAAATGVMPLDMPESILVRFKGEMQPGITLRDLVHAIPYYGIKQGLLTVEKKGKINEFSGRVLEIEGVEHLTVEQAFELSDASAERSAAGCTVKLSKESISEYLESNIVMLKWMISEGYGDVRTIERRITAMQDWLANPELMEADADAEYKHVVEIDLAEIKEPILCAPNDPDDARLLSDVTGEKIDEVFIGSCMTNIGHFRAAGKLLDGFTGRIPTQLWVAPPTKMDKDQLTDEGYYGIFGRVGARIETPGCSLCMGNQARVADKATVVSTSTRNFPNRLGNGANVFLASAELAAIAAILGKLPTPAEYQEYAAKINATAADTYRYLNFHRMPQYTKKADNVIIQQAV from the coding sequence GTGCTACAAGAATATCGTAAACACGTAGAAGAACGTGCCGCGTTAGGTATCGTACCAGCGCCACTAGATGCTCAGCAAACGGCTGATCTTATTGAACTAATCAAAACGCCACCGGCAGATGAAGAAGAGTTCATCCTAGATTTATTAATCAACCGTGTACCGCCAGGTGTTGATGATGCAGCGTATATCAAAGCAGGCTTTTTAGCGGCAGTTGCAAAAGGTGAAGCGCAGTCTCCACTAATCTCAAAAGAAAAAGCAGCTGAGTTATTAGGTACAATGTTAGGTGGCTACAATATCGCTCCTATGATTGAACTTCTTGATGACGAAGCACTTGCGCCAATCGTAGCAAAAGGCCTTTCAAACACATTATTAATGTTTGATGCTTTTTACGATGTAGAAGAAAAAGCAAAAGCAGGCAATGCATATGCTAAACAAATCATCGAGTCTTGGGCTGCAGCTGAGTGGTTTACTAATAAACCAGCAGTAGCTGAAAAAATCTCAGTTACTGTATTTAAAGTAACTGGCGAGACAAACACAGATGATTTATCTCCTGCACCAGATGCATGGTCACGTCCTGATATCCCACTACATGCTTTAGCAATGCTAAAAAATGAGCGTGATGGTATTGTTCCTGATAAAGCGGGTGAAGTAGGTCCAATCACTAAATTAGAAGAGTTAAAAACTCAAGGCTTACCACTTGCTTACGTAGGTGACGTTGTAGGTACTGGTTCTTCTCGTAAGTCTGCTACTAACTCTGTACTTTGGTTTATGGGTGACGATATCCCATTTGTACCAAATAAGCGCGTTGGTGGTGTATGTTTAGGTAACAAAATAGCGCCTATCTTCTTCAATACAATGGAAGATTCTGGTGCATTACCAATCGAATTAAATGTTGATGAGTTCAACATGGGTGATCAAATTGATATTTACCCATACGAAGGTGTTGTTAAGCGTCACGGTACTGATGACGTTATCTCTACTTTTGAACTTAAATCAGACGTAATTTTAGATGAAGTACGTGCCGGCGGCCGTATTCCTCTAATCATTGGTCGTGGTTTAACAGACAAAGCACGTACATCTCTAGGCTTAGGTGCAACTGACGTATTTAAAGTACCAGCGGTAACTGAAGCTTCAGATAAAGGCTTTACACTAGCGCAAAAAATGGTTGGTAAAGCATGTAACGTTGAAGGTATTCGCCCAGGCCAATACTGTGAGCCTAAAATGACCACTGTAGGTTCGCAAGATACTACAGGTCCTATGACACGTGATGAGCTTAAAGACTTAGCATGTTTAGGTTTCTCTGCAGATTTAACAATGCAGTCATTCTGTCATACCTCTGCTTACCCTAAACCAATTGACGTAAACACTCACCATACGCTTCCTGATTTCATCATGAACCGTGGCGGCGTTTCACTTCGCCCTGGTGACGGTGTAATTCACTCTTGGTTAAACCGTATGTTATTACCAGATACTGTAGGTACTGGTGGTGATTCACATACACGTTTCCCATTAGGTATTTCGTTCCCAGCGGGCTCAGGTGCAGTAGCATTTGCAGCAGCAACAGGTGTTATGCCGCTTGATATGCCTGAGTCTATTTTGGTTCGCTTTAAAGGTGAAATGCAACCAGGTATCACTTTACGTGACCTAGTACATGCAATCCCTTACTACGGTATTAAGCAAGGCTTATTAACAGTAGAGAAAAAAGGTAAAATCAACGAGTTCTCTGGTCGCGTACTAGAAATCGAAGGTGTTGAGCACTTAACTGTTGAGCAAGCGTTTGAATTATCAGATGCATCAGCAGAGCGTTCAGCAGCAGGTTGTACTGTTAAGCTTTCTAAAGAGTCTATCAGCGAATACCTTGAGTCTAATATTGTTATGCTTAAGTGGATGATCTCTGAAGGTTACGGCGATGTACGTACAATCGAGCGTCGTATTACAGCAATGCAAGATTGGTTAGCTAACCCAGAACTTATGGAAGCTGACGCTGACGCAGAATACAAACACGTTGTAGAAATCGACCTAGCAGAGATTAAAGAGCCAATCCTTTGTGCTCCAAATGACCCTGATGACGCACGTTTACTTTCTGATGTTACTGGCGAGAAAATTGATGAAGTATTCATCGGTTCTTGTATGACTAACATTGGTCACTTCCGTGCTGCTGGTAAATTACTAGATGGTTTCACCGGTCGTATCCCAACACAACTTTGGGTTGCTCCACCAACTAAGATGGATAAAGATCAGCTTACTGACGAAGGTTACTACGGTATCTTTGGTCGTGTTGGTGCACGTATCGAAACTCCAGGTTGTTCACTATGTATGGGTAACCAAGCACGTGTTGCAGATAAAGCAACGGTTGTTTCAACCTCTACACGTAACTTCCCTAACCGTTTAGGTAATGGTGCGAACGTATTCTTAGCTTCAGCAGAGCTTGCAGCAATTGCTGCTATTTTAGGTAAATTACCTACGCCAGCTGAATACCAAGAGTATGCTGCGAAAATCAATGCAACGGCTGCAGATACATACCGTTACTTGAACTTCCACCGTATGCCTCAGTACACTAAAAAAGCAGACAACGTAATTATTCAGCAAGCTGTATAA
- a CDS encoding OmpA family protein, producing MKLKSLTIAIALAATSASTFAADKEEGFYIGAFGDYYDASWKNMRDQAGLDVNESTGWGVEAGYRFSDYWSARLEYADMDFNAFDKVAGNRNNIDGERYGIDALYHLDGGPFYGLFGIKEIDVVDDNTFLNAGVGYQHFITDGLFVNAETAVYQGLDRGYTDVGAKIGINYLFGQNAAPAEPVQPAPEPEVVEVAVVPADSDNDNILDADDQCPNTPMEDAVDGTGCTLYEDREVTTSLLVTFPHDSAEVGSQYFTDIASVSEFLKEHTDTTVLLEGHASAVGNANYNKMLSKKRADDVAKELVKDGIDEDRITTVGLGEERLKNTANTKAAHAENRRVEAHVKSIERVKVKR from the coding sequence ATGAAATTAAAATCACTTACAATTGCAATCGCGTTGGCTGCAACTAGCGCATCTACTTTCGCTGCTGATAAAGAAGAAGGCTTCTACATTGGCGCATTTGGCGATTACTACGACGCATCTTGGAAAAACATGCGTGACCAAGCTGGCTTAGACGTAAATGAGTCTACAGGCTGGGGTGTTGAAGCTGGTTACCGTTTCAGCGATTACTGGAGCGCACGCCTTGAGTATGCAGACATGGATTTTAACGCTTTTGACAAAGTAGCTGGCAATCGCAATAATATTGACGGCGAGCGTTATGGTATTGATGCACTATACCACTTAGATGGTGGTCCATTTTACGGATTATTTGGTATTAAAGAAATTGATGTTGTAGATGACAACACATTCTTAAATGCGGGTGTTGGTTACCAACACTTTATTACAGATGGTTTATTTGTTAATGCAGAAACAGCTGTATACCAAGGCCTTGACCGTGGTTACACAGATGTTGGTGCAAAAATTGGTATTAACTACTTATTTGGTCAAAATGCAGCGCCAGCTGAGCCGGTTCAACCAGCTCCAGAGCCTGAAGTTGTTGAAGTTGCAGTAGTTCCTGCTGATAGCGATAATGACAACATTTTAGATGCTGATGACCAATGCCCAAATACACCTATGGAAGATGCTGTAGACGGTACAGGTTGTACATTATATGAAGACCGTGAAGTAACAACTAGCCTATTAGTTACTTTCCCACATGACTCTGCAGAAGTAGGTTCACAGTACTTCACTGATATCGCATCAGTATCTGAGTTCTTAAAAGAGCATACAGATACAACAGTTCTTCTTGAAGGTCATGCATCGGCTGTAGGTAATGCAAACTACAACAAAATGCTTTCTAAAAAGCGTGCTGATGACGTAGCGAAAGAATTAGTTAAAGATGGTATCGATGAAGACCGTATCACTACAGTAGGTCTAGGTGAAGAGCGTCTTAAGAATACAGCAAATACTAAAGCAGCTCACGCAGAAAACCGTCGTGTAGAAGCGCATGTAAAATCTATTGAACGTGTAAAAGTTAAGCGTTAA
- a CDS encoding protein adenylyltransferase SelO, with product MKLVPRYTDIADNFAIEDQPSSVAAPQLLLWNASLAKQFNIDIEPQLRASTFAGNESLQIKAVALGYSGHQFGHFSPRLGDGRAHLLGAVSDDKNQLWDIQLKGSGATPYSRGGDGRCALGPAIREYIMSEAMHGLGIKTTRCLAVVGTGQVVYRNPPQPGAVVTRLASSHIRVGSFQYLATQGDTEGLKKLADTAIERHYPEINITGPERYLAFLDAVIKNQLDLIISWMRVGFIHGVMNTDNTLVSGETIDYGPCAMMNVFNFDTVFSSIDKQGRYAFGNQPNIASWNCARLAESLIPLINDDDEQAVNLMTPIISQFSMLFNDRYNQMWAQKLGLAGQSENDVELVSKLLLLFQEHKLDYTNTFDALTESLKGESVIPEPLTQWAQLWKSRTDNSSYEIMRAANPRVIPRNHIIETILDEYTNMGTSELLKPFMEVLSDPYFTSKNIAQYQEVPKEDKDYRTFCGT from the coding sequence ATGAAACTAGTGCCAAGATATACAGACATAGCAGATAACTTTGCAATAGAGGATCAACCTTCAAGCGTTGCTGCCCCGCAATTGCTGCTGTGGAACGCATCGTTAGCTAAGCAGTTTAATATAGATATTGAGCCGCAGCTGCGTGCTAGTACGTTTGCAGGCAACGAATCACTGCAAATAAAGGCGGTAGCACTTGGTTATTCTGGGCACCAGTTTGGGCACTTTTCGCCGCGCTTGGGTGATGGGCGAGCACATTTACTCGGTGCTGTAAGCGACGATAAAAATCAGCTGTGGGATATTCAATTAAAAGGCTCAGGCGCTACGCCTTATTCTAGAGGAGGCGATGGCCGGTGTGCACTAGGTCCTGCTATTCGCGAATATATTATGAGCGAGGCAATGCATGGCTTAGGTATTAAAACCACGCGTTGTTTGGCTGTGGTTGGGACAGGCCAAGTCGTTTATCGTAATCCGCCGCAACCTGGCGCAGTTGTCACTCGTCTAGCAAGTAGTCATATTCGGGTTGGCTCGTTTCAATATTTAGCGACCCAAGGGGATACTGAGGGTCTTAAAAAGCTTGCCGATACAGCCATTGAGCGCCATTACCCTGAAATTAACATAACCGGGCCAGAGCGTTACTTAGCCTTTTTAGATGCAGTGATAAAAAACCAATTAGACTTAATAATTAGCTGGATGAGAGTCGGGTTTATTCATGGCGTTATGAATACCGACAACACGCTAGTAAGCGGTGAAACCATAGATTATGGCCCGTGTGCGATGATGAATGTATTTAATTTTGATACCGTATTTAGCTCTATTGATAAGCAAGGGCGTTATGCATTTGGTAATCAACCAAATATAGCGAGCTGGAACTGCGCTCGTTTAGCCGAGAGCTTAATACCGCTTATTAATGACGATGACGAGCAAGCCGTAAACTTAATGACGCCCATAATCAGCCAGTTCTCAATGCTATTTAACGATAGATACAATCAAATGTGGGCACAAAAACTAGGTTTAGCTGGCCAAAGTGAAAATGATGTTGAACTAGTAAGTAAGTTATTACTCTTATTTCAAGAGCATAAGCTTGATTACACCAACACCTTTGATGCCCTTACTGAGTCATTAAAAGGTGAATCTGTAATACCTGAGCCATTAACGCAATGGGCACAGCTTTGGAAAAGTCGAACAGATAACAGTTCTTATGAAATTATGCGAGCTGCTAATCCTCGAGTGATCCCTCGTAATCATATTATTGAAACAATTTTAGATGAATATACAAACATGGGGACTAGTGAATTACTAAAACCGTTTATGGAAGTGCTTAGTGATCCATACTTTACTAGCAAAAACATAGCTCAGTATCAGGAAGTACCTAAAGAGGACAAAGATTACCGCACATTTTGCGGTACTTAA
- a CDS encoding DNA-3-methyladenine glycosylase I, with protein sequence MEKFSDIYKRAVERKGSEKMLKLLLAKPLSKKALSALSDDDWLEEFTRKVFQSGFYWSVINSKWPGFREVFWEFSVDKLLMMPPDMLEQKATDERIIRNYKKVKTIPENAYMIHEIAQEHGSFSKFIAEWPTDNIIGLWAHLKKQGARLGGNTGPYALRALGKDTFLLSRDVESYLRAHKIIDGGLQTKKSLTAAQAFFNEMQKQSGLSMQELSLIVAYGVGDNRVGISQQAED encoded by the coding sequence ATGGAAAAATTTAGCGATATTTATAAGCGAGCAGTAGAGCGAAAAGGCTCTGAAAAAATGCTTAAGTTATTACTCGCAAAACCCTTATCTAAAAAAGCATTAAGCGCATTAAGTGACGACGACTGGCTTGAGGAATTTACTCGAAAAGTATTTCAAAGTGGCTTTTATTGGTCGGTAATAAACAGCAAATGGCCGGGCTTTAGAGAGGTTTTTTGGGAGTTTAGTGTTGATAAATTACTAATGATGCCGCCCGATATGCTAGAGCAAAAGGCAACGGATGAGCGCATTATTCGTAATTATAAAAAAGTGAAAACGATTCCTGAAAATGCCTACATGATCCACGAAATAGCACAGGAACATGGCAGTTTTAGCAAGTTTATTGCTGAGTGGCCAACAGATAATATTATTGGCTTGTGGGCACATTTAAAAAAACAAGGCGCCCGTTTGGGTGGAAATACTGGCCCGTATGCCTTAAGAGCGCTTGGTAAAGATACTTTTTTACTTTCGCGAGATGTAGAAAGTTACCTAAGAGCGCACAAAATTATCGATGGCGGCCTGCAAACTAAAAAATCACTCACTGCTGCACAGGCATTTTTTAACGAAATGCAAAAGCAAAGTGGTTTAAGCATGCAAGAGCTGAGTTTAATTGTGGCCTATGGTGTGGGCGACAATCGTGTAGGTATAAGCCAACAAGCAGAGGATTAA
- the dapA gene encoding 4-hydroxy-tetrahydrodipicolinate synthase, which produces MIHNFNLDDYALWTALVTPFDQQGNVDYDTLTTLVSEQEAAHNGILLLGSTGEGLALTLKEQQGIVEHVCQLKPSVPLMVAVGGSNLAQQKEWVSYCNQLPIHSYLLGSPLYAKPGAVGQTHWYESLLNESAHPCMLYNVPGRSGVSIPIETIENLKAHPKLWALKEASGNITQFEAYRQAAPNLALYSGDDALMPYFAQAGAKGLVSVAANAWPLQTHEFVKRSLSGQHPNLFAQWTRAINSLFAVANPIPVKVLMHQQGRLNSPLLRPPLTHLELTQTDCITTANDTILSWH; this is translated from the coding sequence ATGATTCACAACTTCAATTTAGACGACTACGCACTGTGGACAGCGCTTGTTACGCCGTTTGATCAACAAGGTAATGTTGACTACGACACGCTCACAACACTTGTTAGCGAACAAGAAGCGGCACACAACGGTATTTTACTGCTCGGTAGCACAGGTGAAGGCTTAGCCCTTACGCTTAAAGAGCAGCAAGGCATTGTTGAGCACGTGTGCCAATTAAAACCCAGTGTACCGCTTATGGTTGCTGTTGGTGGTAGTAATTTGGCCCAACAAAAAGAATGGGTTAGCTACTGTAACCAATTACCTATTCACAGCTACTTATTAGGCTCGCCTCTTTATGCAAAACCAGGGGCTGTAGGTCAAACACATTGGTACGAAAGCTTATTAAACGAAAGCGCGCATCCGTGTATGTTGTACAACGTACCTGGGCGCAGCGGTGTAAGCATTCCTATCGAAACCATTGAAAACTTAAAAGCGCACCCAAAACTGTGGGCTTTAAAAGAAGCCAGTGGCAACATCACCCAATTTGAAGCATACCGACAAGCCGCGCCTAATTTAGCGCTATACAGTGGCGACGATGCACTTATGCCCTACTTTGCCCAAGCAGGTGCAAAAGGCTTAGTTTCGGTTGCGGCCAATGCATGGCCTTTGCAAACACACGAATTTGTAAAGCGCAGCCTAAGCGGTCAACACCCCAATTTATTTGCTCAGTGGACTCGCGCTATCAATAGCCTATTTGCTGTAGCAAACCCTATTCCCGTTAAAGTGCTAATGCACCAGCAAGGGCGTTTAAATAGCCCACTGTTGCGTCCACCTTTAACGCATCTTGAGTTAACGCAAACCGATTGCATTACCACTGCAAACGACACCATTTTATCTTGGCATTAA